Part of the Vigna radiata var. radiata cultivar VC1973A chromosome 11, Vradiata_ver6, whole genome shotgun sequence genome is shown below.
gatttctccttttctcttacGATCTGATCTCTTTTCGATGCCAATCTCGCCAACCGAATCATAATCCTTTTCGGAGCTGGCCGTATCTTTACACGGACTTAGGGTTATGTTAATAGGCGCTTTGTAGAACTCCTGACtttgtttttactgttttttattgCTCAAATAGCGTAGGGACGCTGAATTAGATTCCGGTAGGGTTTTTGAGACGTGGAAGGGGGTAAAACACGGTGATATTAATTGGAGGAAAAGTTTAGAGAGGTAAAGTTGACGTAGAGTGAATACTGAGCTGACTTTGTTTTTCATGCGTTATTGGATGCAGAAGAGTCTGAAACAGACAGCGAGGAGTCTGATGTTAGCGGTTCCGATGGAGATGACACGTCTTGGATCTCGTGGTTCTGCAATTTGAGAGGAAATGAGTTCTTTTGCGAGGTTGATGACGATTACATCCAGGACGACTTCAACCTGTGCGGATTAAGCAGTCAAGTGCCTTACTACGATTATGCTCTGGATTTGATTTTGGATGTTGAGTCCTCCCATGGTAAGTTTATGGTTATATGCTTTAAACTTTTCAAGTGCAAAATATCACTCTCTGTTTGCTTGTGAAACTATGCAATGCTTGCTAACTCCTTGTGATTTAAATTGTGCACTTGCATGTCTGCAGTGTGGATTATGTATTTGATCATTTTTGTACTTCCGCCCTGTTTGGATAAATTTCTCAATGAACACTTGAGAAGAAATAAGAAGGTAAAATGAATAAGCTTCTTTCATGTGTTAAAAGTAGCTTATGcataacttaatttataaaaattttcttatttagcTTCTTCAGAAGCCGAGTTTAATTTAtgcataagttaattttaacttatgagAAAAGCTTGattcattttatgttttaatctCCTTCTCCTATAAGTgcttattaaaaaagtttatgcAAACAGGACCGAATGTTTGAAATCTAAATTGGATTGGTGGGATTGTGTAGGTGACATGTTTACCGAGGAACAAAATGAGTTAATTGAATCAGCAGCCGAGATGCTATATGGTCTGATTCATGCCCGGTATATACTGACAAGCAAAGGAATGGCTGCAATGGTTAGACCTCTCTGTCACTAATTTCTCTCTTAATGTAATCTTCTTTAGTTAAGGTTTGTAGTGTTGATGATATTGGAATTTCCACAGCTGGACAAGTACAAGAACTATGATTTTGGCAGATGCCCGAGAGTTTACTGCTCTGGACAACCTTGTATTCCAGTTGGTCAGTCAGACATCCCTAGATCCAGTACTGTGAAAATATACTGCCCTAGGTGTGAAGACATTTACTATCCTCGGTCCAAGTATCAAGGCAGTATCCTTGGCCCTATTATATTATTGAACTTGTGTGGGTTTTAGTTGATTATGCATCCACATCTCTCTGGAAGTAACGCTCATGCATCTTTTCTCTTGGTTTTGACTGGAAATACATATATTGATCTTTCTAGGGTCTAGTTTTTGCATGTAGATCATAAACTACATTCTAATTAAGGTCAAATACCTATAAGAGCAAGGTTTGGGATTCTTGTTGCTTATTCTGAAATGATGACTCTCAATTGAATACTTTGCTAGTCTACGCAATACTAAGCTGGTCTATAATGGAATTGAGTTTTAACTTTAAAAGATGACAAGTGATACTAGATATCTTGAAAGTGTTTGGTCAATGTCCGGAAGCACTgttctgttttcattttttgagaATATATGTCTCTATATAGTGGAGGGACCATGTTCATCCTTGAGTAAACTTCATGAGCATAACTCCTTATTGTAACCATTCATTTTCTTGAGATCTAGTGATtctaatgaataattaatattcacCGTTAGATTTCCAAAAATAAACAGTGAAAATGGGGAGTAACTTTCTTGGGAGTAAATTGTTCCctcccctctctctctctctatatatatatatatgtgtgtgtgtgtgtgtgtgttatatTCTGCAATTTTACTTCCAGCTGTCTAGTGGCTGTATATCTCTAGGCGTAAGGACAGTTTAGGGACCATTGGACcttttgaaaaatgttattttatcataatcatTGAAATCCTAGAAGTTTCCAGGACAAAATCTGCAGAACAAGAACACTTTAACTGATAATTGAATCCTGAAGTATGTGAATTTAACTATGATTGCTTGTCTTTTGTTCTCTATATATGTTGCAACTTATAATTGTGGCTTATTTAAATGGTGGTACACTATCCTGTTCTCAAATCCTTAATTCTATTTTAGACATTGACGGAGCTTATTTTGGAACTACATTTCCTCACCTGTTCCTCATGACTTATGGACAACTAAAACCACAGAAACCATCACAGAGCTATGTTCCAAGAGTTTTTGGCTTCAAACTTCACAAGCCTTGATGCTGAAATTTTAAGCTTTCATTAAAGTAAGAGTTTACCTTCTTAAAGTCTTTCATAGTAGTTTTGTGCCATGCTGCTTATCATAAGCTTTCAGAATCAGTAAAATCTAGAGCTTCTGTTTTTGCTTTAGGAGCATGTTGTAAAGAGAATTGCAGACGACCTGTCATGCAAATGCTGGTTTCGATTTCAGCTTGGAATTCAGTGAGCTTCAAGTTCCATGAACAAGTGCTTAGGTACTTCAATGCACTCTTAAGTGCTTATTGCAAATTGTATTCTTGCGGTTAGTTTCACTTAAAGTTGTTTATGATTGTGTCAGATTACAGATACccaactattttatattattttattccatttgCTCTCTCCCACGTTTACGAAGCTTTCAAAATTTGTGGATTGGACCTCAATGGGTTCATACGtataagtctttttttttttttaatttaattgctaTAATGTTTAGTGGGTCCGCCTAAGACGTGATAATGATCATGACTATGTTTTGGTAGATGTTGGAAAAGTATTTTTGGAAATTTCAACTAAATTGTTCTATTTCATATGCAAAATTAAATACGGAAAATTGGTTTCTGGATTAAAAAACACTGTTGAATTCTTCCATCATTATTTCGAACGTGCTTTGTACCtacataaaatatgaaatactGTATATGGATAATTTGTGCATGCATAATTCAATACTCTATGTATGGGTGAAATAAAAGACTGACATGTCAGTTAGTTGGACCAAACCAAAGGATTTTAGTTGAACAGACAGcacattttaactttttttactttattttactgAATCCATCCAAAACCTGGGTACTCACCATCCCCACCACTCTGTCAACTATGTTTCTCTCTACCCTTAGCTTCCAGTCCAACATGCACAACCATGGTTTATTACTGTCAATTTTTACTTCAATTAGTCACAAGTTCAAGGATTAGTCGTAAAATTTAGATTATGAGAATGTTCGAGTGAAAAGTTTGAACGACTTTTGTATGGAaaaggttttattttttgaagtAAGCGAACTTCTAAAAGCATTTCTAGCTAGTATCAAACATAGCATGAATCTGGAAGACCATGGGTGGATCATTGATTTGGGATAATTAGGGCATGGTATGCGAGTAAAAAAGGGTTAAGCTTTTTTTGGCTTAGAAAATTCACCAAATTTACTGTcaacttttaacatttttagtAGTTTAAGAGGTACATGACCTAgtgaaaatttgataaaaatggtCATACTTTAACTTAGTTATTACTCATGTTTACATGGTTAATGGCTGTCACTTATAAATcactcaattttcttttatttaaattttttgatgaTCACAACCAAGAATTTCAGAAATGAAAAACGCAGATCAAGTCTTACCAAATCTTcaagtttattaataatttatatttttgttgttgtgattAACGACTATCACATGGAATTCACCTGTACCTTTTTAGTGgagcaattttgttttatatttacaGAATTTTGTTGACCATAACCATGGATGTTTTTAGATGCAGGAACCCCATCCGTGCGCTTCATCGACAGATTCTTATTTTCGTAGTTTGTTGTAACAATAACAATGGACTTGGATAATTAACAACTTTCTTACCAAATCTTcaagtttgtttatattatcgttaatttatattttttaatagttatataaaaaaaaaagagtttaaatatAAAGGACACAAAaatttgagtgaaaaaaaaagttagtaaaaagaaaataaggctTAAACTGATGTAAAAATAAGCGTGAGAGAAAAGGAGAtcagagaagaaaaaaacaagtgaAATAGTATAAAGTCCGTGAAAGCACACAGTTTTGTATAACCGAAGAATTTCGTAAGTTTTGGATCTCTGTCattcttgttttacttttagCTGTAACTTTTGAAACAGTTTTTAACGAGAAAGGATGGGTGGCGAACATGTAGGAGCTGTAATTTAGGCTTTTTTTTCGTATTATTTTCATCACATGAACCGTACATTAATCTAAAAagtagtattttattttaaaattgcatGTGTTAacacatacattttttttgttattagtaatatcaataataatttagtatttCATTTAAAGGTATCAAAATAGATATGAACTTATGAGTTAATCAGATTTAGTATAAATTTGACCGaagttgaattgatttttttttttaatgtagtcAAATTGAACCTAAGCTTTCTTAACTCTGAGTTAGATGAGATTATGTAGTTAGTTTGTAATCCcccaacaaataattttataatttattttatcatattatttaactaaatagtttatactttgatttttttaagactaatattatttgaatatttaattttttttttatttatataggttAACACTTATTTATCTGTGATAAATACAAAACAGTTCTCtaaccaaaaagaaaagttagttTAATTGACTTGTTTTTAACTTAAGTAACTCCCTTTCTTACTCCTAATTCTATTTGtgaaaaaacaattgaaattaaaCGGTCTTCATACATCcttactaaataaaataatttattttctaaaaaatttgtataatttatacttttttttaaggtttttccaaaatagagttgatattattaaaataaaatccacatttaaaaccaaaattccGTTGTAGTCTAGTTGGTTAGGATACTCGGCTCTCACCCGAGAGACCCGGGTTCAAGTCCCGGCAACGGAATGCATTGATTTTACTCATTTGAGgatttaattcaaaatcaatcttttgaaaatagaaaaaaaaaacatgtgatTTGTAAGACAGCTTATAGAAGTTTCGTCCAATGAAAATGTTTGAAGAGGCTATGTTTGCCTTTGACTTGCTTCAGGAAACTTATACACTTTGTactatattacattttttttcaatttaaatgattattacattattttttttacttgtattatatatatatatatatatatatatatattgttagagATAATTTTATCATTCTTATTAATCGAGATAATGTATTTGTGACTAATTAATAGAACTTTTTATGTGATTAGTTAAAAATCACTAttagaaaatatcatattaatatcaaaattaaataaataaataaataattgttaatgaaataaaatttattaataatttttaaaattttaattactatcAGAAATATTTATGATGATAAAGTTATCtgtaattcataatttttattgttgatggacattttcttttataatttttgtcaacataaaaaattttagaGTTTTCGTTTTATCTTCAACATAGTCACGAGAAAATTCGTTGATAATctattagtaatattttttttaatttattgataattgaaTTCGTTTGAAAGTTCATTACTAGACCTGttagtaattatttattaaaaatttatcaataaatctataattataaatttgttaataatttcaTTGTTAAACCtattaataaaatgagtgtTAATTTCTcactaaattgaattaaatatttattataaattaaattgataaaaagaaaagaaggaagaagaaaaaatcgaAAGAAagggaataaaaaaaacaataattacacTTATagatgaaagaagagaaaaaaaaaagtgtgaaaaatgtaagaaaagaaaaagaatgaaaaaaataaataaatacaataattacggatgaaaaacaaaattacaatattacaatatttaataaaaaaattatcaaatttattagtaaatattttacttatcgACGTATTTATCTATTACTAAATTTGATTAACAGTTGTTTACTGGTAAATTTTTAAGCATTAATAAGTCatcaacaattttgttttcctgataattcttttattatgaaTGAACTTTGATGCTTATTAATATCAAAACTTCTTATATAAATAGACtatttgaataagaaataatttattataaaaaaaaattatccatttgCTTCGCAGTTTGAACATGTTCTTAATTTTTCAAACATATCAACTCCAAGACTAAGTCACAGTACCCGTCAAGAATATTGCACATCTTTAAATAATATTCGTTGTGGgacaacaaatataattttacagtaattattttgaataatatttaaacttaattttaatactttcactctaattttttacatttgagtgaattttatttttaactttcaattacttcaactttattatatgaattttaaagtataaatatttgatCTTTCTTTAAGTTGCATAtgcataattaatattattttggggCAGTGGTTAATATGAGGTGATTTTTAGTCTAAAATATAcagaattataaattatttattttataatttttttattttttgcatttttaatttttaatattaagctttcagttttttttttatttcataaattttatcatctaaatttcaaaatcatataaGTTTTCACGTTTATATGAATTGGATGTCTATTTACTAACAACGTGATATCAATAcacatatttgataaaaatatttgacaCTTGATTAAAAAGTTAATGTAATACCTCTAttcaatataaaacaaattgtttaaattattgatatttattatcACAAATGAGTTTAGTATTTTAAGACCTTGATTTGcttaattatattcatattaaaagtTCTACCAaacttatgttttaatatttatttagttgaaCATTCATTTCACACcaaaatactaatatatttataaaatcccATGTAATAAGgctaaatgataaatatataaataattaaaaaaattaaataataaataaaatattaaccattaatgttaattatgatAACTTGTGTTATATCTTATCAGGAAAGTTTTGTCATACAGTCAACATATTTCAAATAGTTAAGTAAACATATTAGATTAAAAGACATGTTAAAAGtctgtaataaaatattttaaagtagtgctttaaatatacaaattaaaaaaatgtaaagatgtTATTTATGTCGTAAAATTTGGATTTAATGAATGATTAGTTAGatattatgtaaaaatgaattactgtaaaagtataaattatgaaaatactTTTAGAAGCTCACTAAAATGTATGTTATTTTGCAATATTAGTTTTATCTAAAagtaatacaaatatttaatttgaatttctcttatgtaattatttgaaaattattctcattcaaaaaatataataaatagtacaAAATTATTTTGGACCCATAAAGTACACAGTACAAAAACTAATATCACACAAATAGTCAAAGTCTAAAagttatcatttaaaaaaaatttgtatttatgagattatatatctttaataagatgttgaaaaatattgtttgacacacttaacttttttatatttatttgacattattctttcttatttctatttattttttgaaaaaatataaaattttatatttttaggatcattttatcattatattttatgttaaatgaatgtaaaaatgtataatCATACCATTgctaaaaaatgtttaatgccttggtcctattttttttttgtcatttttattatgattttttttaaacatttaaagtagttttaaatttttttaatttagttttttcttaataatatctaaattttcaataatattgtATTCACATgagttataaataaatgatgtgaattattaatgaatattatgttgttaactatttaaatgtcgtaaaaaaaatacaaaaattaataaaaaaaaaatacaaaaattgagattattttaaatatttgaaaaaaattgaaaatcattttaaataaaattggccaaaataaaaataaatattaaactttactaaaataacattattatcaCACAGTCCTATTAACAAATTAACATAAacatgagaaaaagataaaagtatttAATCATGAAGTTCAGATAGTTAGTAAAAATGAAaggttgaaaataaaattaatgaaaaagcaagaaaagtgttagtaaataaagtaaaaaataataaaatttgaaagaaaggaagagagtAAGAAATAAGTAAGAATGAAGAATGTGGAACCCCATGTTTGAACTAATAAAGATAAAgctatattcattttttttttcagttgttcATGATAATATAGTGATTTTTATtgggacaatgatattttgacaacacaactttttttacaacgggacatgtgttatcattttattggtctatttgaatttatgtttaaaaaatatttaaaacagaccaatcacaaactgccacatatacgttgtcaaaaagttattaaaaaagtgttgttaaaaaaagttttttctttttattaattataaattcgGTGGTTGTTGAAGACGCCAGAGTCTCTTCCAAGTTTGAAAGTCTTAGTACAGTCAATTCAACtcttcttataaaataataataataataataataataattattattattattattattattattattatataaacgTGTACCCACTTCACCTTCTAAGTCTCCACTCCAATCTTTATCATTacttttttcacttctttttaaaTTCACACCCTCTTTTCTTATCTTTCACTCAAAGAGAATTCACGTAGCTTTactacaaatttaataattcatCTTTAacagaagttttttttttttcttttttttctttt
Proteins encoded:
- the LOC106777885 gene encoding casein kinase II subunit beta-1 — translated: MYRERGVGSKSEVTSADRKRINDVLDKQLERSSPSTSRAAGINGKDRSSSSSLLAAAAKDTRSASVTAPISKNSNASDEESETDSEESDVSGSDGDDTSWISWFCNLRGNEFFCEVDDDYIQDDFNLCGLSSQVPYYDYALDLILDVESSHGDMFTEEQNELIESAAEMLYGLIHARYILTSKGMAAMLDKYKNYDFGRCPRVYCSGQPCIPVGQSDIPRSSTVKIYCPRCEDIYYPRSKYQGNIDGAYFGTTFPHLFLMTYGQLKPQKPSQSYVPRVFGFKLHKP